From the Devosia sp. FJ2-5-3 genome, the window AGCTGGCGATTGGCAAGGGCAAAGGCGACCAGACCCAGACAGAGCGGCACCAGAACCAACCAGCCGACGATCTTGTTGAGCATATAGTTTCCTAGAATTCGCCGTCCGACGCTCCTCAGGAGCGGTTCAGACGCTCGCGAATCTCCTTGCCGGCCTTGAATTGCGGCACGTATTTCTCGCCCACATCGACCTGCTCGCCCGTGCGCGGATTGCGTCCGACGCGAGCGGGCCGGTTCTTCACCGAGAAGGCTCCAAACCCGCGCAGCTCGACGCGATCGCCGCGTGCCATGGCATCGCCGATCTCGTCCAGTATCGCATTGACGATGTTCTCGATATCACGCTGGAAAAGATGCGGGTTTTCCGCAGCGAGCTTCTCGACAAGTTCCGACTTGATCATGAAAAACTCCGTTCCCACGCTGCCCCGCTCAGGGGATGGGCTCAACCTGCCAAAGGGAAACCAAACCGTCAAGCACTACGGGTCCCCGCCCTTCGAGACCAAGTATAGTGCGAGCCGAACCGGAAACGAAATCCGCCAGCCATCCGTAGTTTCCGCTAGGGAGGGGCCAGGCCTGCGCAATGTTCAAATCCTTATCGATGCCATGTTCGCTTTCGAGCCAGAGAAGGGCTTCCCGCTCGCCGCCAATGGCGTCGATAAGCCCGACTTCAACGCCGACACGACCGGTCACGATCCGTCCATCGGCCAGCGTTCGAGCGCGGCTCGGCTCCATATTCCGACGCTCGGCGACAATGTCGACGAACCAGTCGAAACTGTCGCCAACCAGCGCCCCGATCGAGGACCGCACTTCGGGGCTCATCGGCTCATTGAAATCGGGTTCGGCCTTGAGCGGACCGGAGGCGACCTTGTCGAGATCGATGCCGATGGTGTCGAGCAGCTTGCCGGCATTGATGTGCTGGTAGAGCACCCCAATCGAGCCAACGATGGACAGGCGCCGCGCAAAGATGTGATCGGTGCCCAGCGCGGTCATATAGGCCGCAGAAGCGCCGAGTTCCCGGATCACCGCCACTGTCGGCTTGACTTCGGACAGACGGCGCAAATCCTCATAGAGTTCCTCACCGCCCGCAGTGGTCCCTCCGGGCGAGTTGATGGCGACGATGACGGCTTTCACCTTGTCGTCATCACCGAGTTCCTCGAGCAGTTTCACGCGCTGAGCGTCCGTGCCGATCGTGCCGCTGATGGTCACCCGGGCAATTCGTTCGCCGCTCGCTTCGCCAGGCAGCAGGAAGCGCCCGGCGATCGCGAGGATGGCGATGGCGGCAGCCAGAAAGGCAATCAGGCGCCAGCGCCCGCGGGAACGGCGGAAGCGGTCCGCGGCCAGGGCCTCGTGAGCGGAGGAATGGATTTGAGGAGCAGGATCGGTCACGCGCAGTCTCCGGGTCGCTGAGCTTTCGACCTAAGCGCCCTGGCTCTTTGCCGCAAGAGGTCACGCGCTGGTTTGATCGAGGTCCTTGATCATGTAGCGGGCGGCTCCTTCATAGGTCGCAAGCTTTTCGGCGAGCCCGGGTTGGTCGCTGACAGAAAACCCCTGACGCTCCCAGAAGCCGAGGGATCCGTTGACCGCAACCAGGCTCATGCTGGCGAGCCCCATGACCTTTGCATGCTTGGTCAGGGCGGCGACAATCTGGCCGGCCGCACCCAATCCGCGCGTCAGCGGCAGCAGCGCCAGGTCATGGATATAATAGCTGTCGGCGCCTTCGGGCAGGGCGCCGAGGGGAGCATTGAGCTCCGGCAGGCTGCCCAGGCGCCAGGGATGGCTCAGCACATAGCCGGCCGGTTTTTCCGAGACTTCCAGGAGATAGCAGCCATTGCGGTAAAGTTCCTGGCGCTCCGCCAGTATCGCGCGGGCTTCGAAGAAATCGGGGTGGACGCGGTTTGCGATGTCGAACACCGCATCGATGTCGTAGCCGGTCATGGCGCGCCAGGCGATGTCCCTGTGCAGCATGAATGTTCCTTTCAACAAAAACGGCCCGCACCGTGAGGCGCGGGCCGAATAGTCAGTTCTCAGAGAAGCTTACTTCTCGTCGCGACCCTTGAGGGCAGCGCCCAGGATGTCGCCGAGCGATGCGCCCGAATCGGACGAACCGAAATTGGCCACGGCTTCACGCTCTTCGGCGATTTCGAGCGCCTTGATCGAGAGCTGGATGCGGCCGGTCTTGCGATCGTACTGGGTGACGCGTGCGTCGACCTTTTCGCCCTTGCTGAAACGCTCGGGACGCTGGTCGTTGCGGTCGCGGGAGAGATCGGCGCGACGGATGAACGCAGTCACTTCACTGTCGGCGATACGGACTTCAATGCCCCCATCGTTGACTTCGATGACTTCGGTGGTCACGACGGCGTTCTTGCGCAGACCGCCGGTTTCGCCGCTGGCAGCGGAGGTTTCTGCCAGGTCGTCAGCAGCGAGCTGCTTGATACCGAGCGAGATACGTTCCTTTTCGACGTCGACGTCGAGAACCTTGGCCTTGACGATATCGCCACGGTTGTAGTCGTCGAGTGCGACTTCACCGGACTTCTGCCAGTCGAGGTCGGAGAGGTGAACCATGCCGTCCACATCGCCTTCGAGGCCGATGAACAGGCCGAATTCGGTCTTGTTCTTGACTTCGCCTTCGATGGTGGCGCCAACCGGGTTCTTCTCGGCGAAGGCTTCCCACGGGTTCTGCAGGGTCTGCTTGAGACCGAGCGAGATGCGGCGCTTGTCCGGATCGACTTCGAGCACGACCACGTCGACTTCCTGGGAGGTCGACACGATCTTGCCCGGATGGACGTTCTTCTTGGTCCAGCTCATCTCGGAGACGTGGATCAGGCCTTCGATGCCCGGCTCGAGCTCAACGAATGCACCGTAGTCGGTGATGTTGGTCACGCGGCCAGTGAACTTGGCGTTGATCGGGTACTTGGCCTCGATGCCTTCCCACGGATCGGCCTGAAGCTGCTTCATGCCCAGCGAGATACGGTGGCTCTCGTGGTTGATGCGAACGATCTGGACCTTGATGGTCTCGCCGATCGTGAGCACTTCGGACGGGTGGTTGACGCGACGCCATGCGATGTCGGTGACGTGCAGCAGGCCGTCAATGCCGCCGAGGTCAACGAACGCACCGTAATCGGTGATGTTCTTGACGACGCCGTCAACAACCTGGCCTTCTTCGAGCTGCTGGACGATTTCCGAACGCTGCTCGGCGCGCGACTCTTCGAGGATGGCACGACGCGAAACGACGATATTGCCGCGACGCTTGTCCATCTTGAGGATCTGGAAGGGCTGGGAAACGTTCATCAGCGGCGCAATGTCGCGGATTGGACGGATGTCGACCTGCGAACGCGGCAGGAAGGCCACGGCACCTTCGAGATCGACGGTGAAACCACCCTTGACCTGGTTGAAGATGACGCCTTCGACGCGCTCATTGGCGTTGTACTTCTCTTCGAGCTTGACCCAGCTCTCTTCGCGGCGAGCCTTCTCGCGCGACAGGACGGCTTCGCCCATGGCGTTCTCGACGCGGTCAACATAGACCTCGACTTCCGAACCCACGGTGATGGTGCCGTCACGGCCGGCCTGGCCGAATTCCTTCAGCGGCACGCGGCCTTCAGTCTTCAGACCAACGTCGATGATCGCGAGGTCTTTTTCGATGGCGACGACCTTGCCACGAACAACGGTGCCTTCAGCGGCATCATTGTCGACAAAGCTGTCGAGCAGCATCGATTCAAAATCTTCTTTCGTCACAGTTTGCTGTGCCAAACTTCTTCTCCATGCGCCGGTCGTTGGGGGTTGCAATCCTGTCTGAGCACGGGTCCGCTTCGGCGAATGCCAAAGCCGGCGCACGGAGCACCGTCTCCTCGATCAGGACGATCTGGTAGTCTGAAGTTCCGGGCCATGGTCTTTGCGAAGTCGCGGACAGAGGCCCAAGGAGGAAATTAGGAGGGCTATTGCCCCCCTGCCTTGAGCGCCATGGTCCGATCGACGATCGCGATGGCAGCACGGAGTGACGCCTCTATACTCAGTTGCGTCGTGTCGAGCAAGTGTGCGTCGGCCGCTTTGTAGAAACCGCCATGGGGATTGAGCATGTCGCGGGCGTCGCGCTCTTCTATCTGGTGATAGAGGGCATAGCGGTCAACCACTTGACCGCGACCTTCGAGCTGCCTGGCGCGGCGCTCCATGCGCGCCTTGCTGTCGGCCTGAATGAAGAGTTTCACATCGGCATCGGGACAGATCTTGGTGCCGATGTCGCGTCCGTCGAGAACGGCCCCGCCGGGCCGGGTGGCGAAGTCCCGCTGAAACGCAAAGAGCGCCTCGCGCACTTCGGCGATGACGGCCACTTTCGAGGCCATGGCGCCGGCCTCCGCCGTGGTCAGGGCGTCCCGGTCCCCCAGGGTCCCAGCGTCGAGGGTGCGGGCTGCGGCAATGGCGCGCGCCACGAAATCCTGGCCCTCTTCAAGGCCTTGGACAGCCAGACCGACAGCGCGATAGAGCAGGCCGGTATCGAGGTGGGGCAGGCCATAATGGGCCGCCAGACCGGCAGCAAGGGTGCCCTTGCCCGAGGCGGCTGGGCCGTCGACCGCGATAATCATGGCACCCCCAGGACAAATTCCAGCGAAAGGGTCCGCTTCCAGCGAACGGGTCCGCCTTTAACACGGCTTGGCGGGCCCGGGCCACCGGCATGTTGCGCGCATTTTGGATTTGACAGGACCCGGCTTTGCACCTAACCGGACTGGCCGACTATATGGCGCGACCGCGGCGGTCGAAGCCCTGAGCAATCCCCTACGACGAGGCATGAGAATGGCCAACTCCGAACGCGGTACCAAGCGTACCGACCCCGATACCGGCAAAAAGTTCTACGACCTCAACATGGACCCGATCGTCTCGCCCTATACCGGCAAGTCCTATCCGCGGTCCTTTTTCGATCAGCTGACGAGCGGCAAGGCCGTTGCGGCGCGCAAGATCGATGATGAGGATGAGGTCGAGGAGGATGAGGTCGAGGACGCAGCAGCGCCCGAGCTGGTCAGCCTCGAGGATGCCGACGCCGAGGAAGCCGGCGGCGAAGAGATCCCCGATGTCGAGGATGTCGTGGTCGACGAAGAGCTCGGCGACGACGAGGAAGACGTGTTCCTCGAGGAAGACGAAGACGAGGACGACGGCCTTGGCTTCAACGTCGGCGACGACGAAGACCGCTGATTTCATTTGATTTTTTCCGCCGGAGAAGTTTTTCCCCGGCGGAAACAAAAAGTGTCATTTAGGCACTTGCATGGTTCGGAATCATCATCTAGGTTCCGCCTCGTTCGAACGGGATCCCACCCCGGCGACACGAAAAAATGGGGCCTTAGCTCAGCTGGGAGAGCGCTTGCATGGCATGCAAGAGGTCAGCGGTTCGATCCCGCTAGGCTCCACCATTTCCCCCTTATCGGTTAGCAGAATGTTAGCATTGAGCGCTGCAAGGTGCGAATGCGTCATGCCTCTGCTGCTTGCCCGTTGTCTCCTCCGGTACGGTCCCTATAGTGGGCATCCGAACATTTGGGGACGCGCTCCTTGTCGTCCATGACCGAGACAGATGTGCGTGCGGCCGCACCGCCGCCGACCCGCTTGCGCAGGCTGCGCCGATTCGCCGGACGGCGACTCGATGCGGTCTCGACTGGCGGCTGGCTGTTCGGCCTCCTCTTTGCCGCTCTCTCGCTCACCCCTTCGCTGATCCCCCGCGCCTATATCGTCCAGGGCGTATTGTGCGGCTGCGCCTTTGCGGCGGGCTATGGCATCGGGGTGTTCCTCGAATGGCTGTGGAATTTTCTCGAACTGAGATGGCCCAATCGAAAAGTCGCCCGCTGGGTCGGGCGACTCTGCGCGGCATTGTGCCTCGTGCTGGTCGTTTCTTTTCTCTGGTTCTGGACCGGCTGGCAGAATTCGATCCGCGTGCTGATGGGGGAGGCCCCGCTCGAAGCAACCCAGCCGGTGCTGGTGGCGCTGCTGGCCGTGCCGCCCGCCCTGGTGCTGATCGGGCTGGGGACGCTGATCGTGCATGGGGTGCGCCTCGTTTCCCGCTGGCTGGCCCGGCTGATCCCGCCCCGCGTAGCGCTGGTGGGCGCGATGATGCTCATTGGCCTCCTGACGGCGGCGATCGGCGACGGCGTCATCGTGCGCGGCGTGCTTTATGCGGCGGACCGATTCTATGGCGATTTCGACAGGCTTTCCGGTATCACCACCCCGCCGCCCATTGACCCGCTCAAATCGGGCAGCGCCGGTTCGGTGATCGATTGGGACACGATCGGCATGGATGCGCGCGTCTATGTGCAAAGCGGCCCCAACGCGGCCGATATCGCCGCCCTGACCGGCAAGCCGGCCCAGGACCCCCTGCGCGTCTATGTGGGCCTGCGCTCAGCCGACACGCCGCAGGCACGGGCAGAAATGGCGCTGGCCGAGATGGACCGCATCGGCGCGTTCGAGCGGTCCGTGCTGGTGCTGATCATGCCGGTGGGCACGGGCTGGGTGGAGCCGGCGGCCATCGACACGCTCGAGATTCTCCATGGCGGGGACGTCGCCAGCGTCGCGGTGCAATATTCCTACCTCACGAGCTGGCTGTCGCTGGTGTCCGAGCCCGATGTGGGCGTCGAAACCGCCCGGGCGCTCTTCAGAAGCGTCTATGACCGCTGGCGAGACATGCCCGAGACGGCGCGGCCCCGGCTCTATCTGCATGGCCTGAGCCTTGGCGCCTACAGCTCGGCAGCCTCAAGCACACTCTACGATATTCTCGATGACCCCTTCGATGGCGCGCTCTGGGTGGGGCCACCCTTTGCGAGCGCGACCTGGCGGTCGACCACGGCCAATCGCGATGCCGACTCCCCGATCTGGCGGCCGGTAATCGGCGATGGTTCGGCCGTGCGCTTTGCCAATCGCGGCGCCGACCTTGCCGATGCCAATAATTGGGGGCCGCTGCGCATCGTCTATCTGCAATATCCCACCGACCCGATCGTGTTCTTCGAGCCAAGCCTGCTTTATCGGGAGCCGGCATGGCTCTCGGGAGAGCGCGCGCCTTCGGTGTCGCCGCTGCTCAACTGGTATCCCGTGGTCACCTTCCTGCAGCTGGCGCTCGACATGGCCCTGGCGCAGACGACGCCAACCGGATTCGGGCATGTCTACGCCCCGCAGGACTATCTCGATGGCTGGATTGCGGTGACAGGGTCCGAGGACTGGAGTGCGGCGGAACTCGATAATTTGCGCACCAGACTGACACGGCATGGAGACCGCACGCATATCGAGGGTGGCTGGTTTCGGAAGTGATTCTCTTGGGGTTTTGGGGGAGAGGGAGAAGGTGACCCTCACCTCAGCGGCGCCAGGGCCTTAGGGCCCAGCTTTGCTATCCTCCCCCTGGGTAGGGGGAGGAGGCGATAGCGCTCATGGACCTGTTTTTAAACGGGGGTCCCCGCTTTCGCGGGGATGACATTGGGGTGGGGGTGACAGCAGTGGTGATTACACGACCCTATGGGCTGCCCCCCAAAAAAATACAAAAACCTAAAATTCGAAATTTTCGCCGAGATAGACGCGGCGGGCGTCGGGGTCGTTGGAAATGGTTTCGGGCTTGCCCTGGATCATCACCTTGCCACCATGGATGACATAGGCGCGATCGACGAGGCCGAGGGTTTCGCGCACGGCGTGGTCGGTGATGAGCACGCCAATGCCGCGCTGGGTCAACTGGCGGACCAGAGCCTTGACTTCGGCCACCGCAATGGGATCGACGCCGGCAAAGGGCTCGTCGAGCAGCATGAAGATGGGATCGGCGGCCAGGGCCCGGGCGATCTCGACGCGGCGGCGCTCGCCACCCGAGAGCGCCAGCGCGTTGGATTTTGCCAGATGGGTGATGGAAAATTCTTCGAGCAGCGACTGCAGGCGCTCCTTGCGCTGCGCCTTGTTGCGCACCGTGTTTTCAAGGATGGCCATGATATTGTCGCTGACTGACATGCCGCGAAAAATCGATGGCTCCTGGGGCAGATAACCGACGCCGAGCTTGCCGCGCTGGAACAGGGGCAGGCGGGTGATGTCATTGCCATCGAGCTGAATCTGGCCGGCATCGGGCCGCACAAGCCCCATGATCATGGTGAAAACCGTGGTCTTGCCCGCACCATTGGGCCCGAGCAGGCCCACCGCCTCGCCGCGGCGGACGGCGAGGGAGACTTCGCGCACGACTTCGCGCTTGCCGAAGCGCTTGGCAAGGCCATGGGCGACGAGCCAGCCTCTCTGGTCGATGCGGGGACGGGACGCGGTGTCTTCGCTCATTGGGCGGAAAATACCCCGGTGACGCGCCCGCCCGAGGCGGCCGTGAAGGTGGAGACGCCGGTGGCCAGGTTGACGAGCAATTCGCCGGCCTTGATGCGGCCGCTGGTATTGACCACCTCGACATTGCCGGTGAGGCGCAGGGTCTGGGAGCCGGGGGTGAAGACGGCGCGCTCGCCGGTGGCTTCCTGGTCCGATGTCTTGAGGCGCACGGCGCCGCTGGCCTCGAAGGAGCGGATATCGCTGGTGCCGCCCTCGCCATAGGTGGCGACGACTTTCGGCGCCCAGACGGTGACGCTGGGATGGGTGACGACGACCGAGCCGGTAAAGACCGCCTCGCGGCTGTCCTCCTCGACGGTGAAGAGATCGGCGGAGATTTCAACCTGCTGCTGGGCCATGGCGGGCGCGGCGAAGGCGAGCAGGGCAAGGGCAAGCAGAACGGGCCGCATCATGGCGTTTTCTCTCCAGGGGTGGCGGGCAGGGTGACTTTGGCCCGGGCGAAAGTCCAGACCCGGCTCTCGGCATTGAACACCAGCGTTTCGGCGCGGATGGCGGTGCCATCGGCATAGTCTATGGCAACCGGCCCGGTTGTGGTCAGGGTCTGGGATTGCCAGTCGAACAGGGCATCCTCGAGCGTGCCCGTGGTGCCGGTGGAATCGGCGATTTCGGTAATGCCGGCGGCGATCACCTGCTGGCGGAGGGCATCGAGTTCGGCGCTGGTGGCGCTGGCCTGCATCTGCACGCCATCGGGGCGATTGAGCACGACGCTGGCATTGCCCAGGCCAATAAGGTCGGTATTGGTGGTGGCGGCGCTGGCGAGGTCGGCCGAGACCCGGTATTGCGAGCCATCCTCGAGGATGCCGGCATATTCGGGCGCTTCGACGGTAATGGCGTCAGGGGTGACGGTGACCTGGCCGATGCCGTAGCGGCTGCCGACGCTGGAAAGATAGAGCTGGGCGAGCAGGCCCAAGAGGGTAACTGCGCCCAGCACCGGCACGCCCAGCCGCAAAGCCGCCACCACCCGATTGCGGCGGCGGAGGCGGCCATAGAGGCTGTCGCGATCATATGTGCCGGTGGCAGTCATCGCATCCGATCAGCTATGGGCGAAGATGTCGGTCTCGTCCCAGCCCAGAAGGTCGAGCGCACAGCGCGTCTTGAGGAAATCAAAACAGGACTGGGCCAGTTCCATCCGATCCTCGCGCTTGAGCATGCGATCGAGATGGCGCTTGAGGTCGTGCAGGTAAAGAACGTCCGAGGCGGCATAGTCGAGCTGGGCGTCGGAGAGCTTTTCAGCGCCCCAATCGGAGCTCTGCTGCTGCTTGGACAGATCGACATTGAGCAGTTCGCGGACGAGGTCCTTGAGACCGTGCCGGTCGGTATAGGTGCGCACGAGGCGCGAGGCGATCTTGGTGCAGTAGACCGGGCCGGTGACGACGCCAAACCGATTCTGCAGGGCGGCCACGTCGAAGCGGGCATAGTGGAAGATCTTGGTGACGCCCGGATCGGTCAGGAGCTTGACCAGATTGGGCGCTTCGGTCGCATCCTTGGGGATCAGGACCACGTCGGCGCTGCCATCGCCGGGCGAGAGCTGGACCACGCAGAGGCGGTCGCGATGTGGATCGAGCCCCATGGTTTCGGTGTCGATCGCGACCTCGCGGCCATAATTGTCGAGATTTGGCAAATCGCCGCGATGCAGTCTGATGGCCATAATTACTCCGGGTATCGGCTCTGCAACCTCCTTGGCACAGCAAAGGGGCGATGGGAAGGCGGCGCGGCTCCAGCAAGATTTGCTCAACCTTGCGGCCCGGTCATATCAAGCTTTCTTTATATCCGCCTTGACCCGACCGCCCTTGAGTGCCACAAACCCCCATTATGGAGCCCTTTTGGGCCTTTTTTGACAGTCTGAGGAATTCTGGCGTGGCGCGCTCTTCCTATCTCTTTACGTCCGAATCTGTTTCCGAAGGCCATCCGGACAAGGTCTGCGACCGGATTTCGGACGAGATCGTCGACCTGATTTTCCGCGAAGCCAAGAAGGTCGGCATGGATCCGGGCCAGGTGCGCATCGCCTGCGAAACCCTGGCGACGACCAATCGCGTGATCATTGCCGGAGAAGTGCGCGTGCCCGACACGCTGCTCAAGCGCGGCAAGGATGGTGAGATCGTGCACGATGCCGCTGGCGCGCCGGTGGTCAATCCTTCCAAGTTCAAGTCTGCCGCCCGCAAGGCGATCCGCGCCATCGGCTATGAGCAGCTGGGCTTCCACTGGAAGAACTGCAAGATCGACGTGCTGCTGCACGGCCAGTCGGCCGATATCGCCCAGGGCGTGGACGAGGCCGGAAACAAGGATGTCGGCGCCGGCGACCAGGGCATCATGTTCGGCTATGCCAGCCGGGAAACCCCCGAATTGCTGCCCGCGCCGATTTATTATGCCCACAAGATCCTCGAAACGCTGACCGAGGCCCGCAAGGCCAATAATGGCCCCGCCGGCAAGCTCGGCCCCGACGCCAAGAGCCAGGTGACGGTGCGCTACGAGAACGGCAAGCCGGTGGGCGTGACCCAGATCGTGCTCTCGACCCAGCATCTCGATGAAAACCTGACCTCAGCCGATGTGCGCGAAATCGTCGAGCCCTATGTGCGGGCGGCGCTGCCGGAAAGCTGGATCACCAAGGATACGGTCTGGCACGTCAATCCGACCGGCAAATTCGTCGTCGGCGGGCCGGATGGGGATGCGGGCCTGACCGGCCGCAAGATCATCGTGGACACTTATGGCGGTGCGGCCCCGCATGGCGGCGGCGCCTTTTCGGGCAAGGACCCGACCAAGGTCGACCGCTCGGCGGCATACGCGGCGCGCTATCTCGCCAAGAACGTGGTGGCGGCCGGTCTGGCCGATCGCGCCACGATCCAGCTCAGCTACGCCATCGGCGTGGCCGAGCCGCTGTCGATCTATGTCGACCTGCACGGCACCGGCACGGTGGACGAGGCCAGGCTCGAAAAGGCCCTCGGCGAGGTGATGGACCTCACCCCGCGCGGCATTCGCAGCCATCTCGACCTCAACAAGCCGATCTACGCAAAAACCTCGGCCTATGGCCATTTCGGCCGTAAGCCGGGCCGCGACGGCTCCTTCTCCTGGGAGAAGATCGATCTGGTCAAGGCGCTCAAGGCCGCTGTCGCCTGACCCCGAACATGCATTGACCCGGGGCCTCTTTTCCGCAAAAGGCGGGATGGAGGCCCCTTTTTGTTTCGCAGCGAGCGAGAATGACCGAACACGAATTGCCAAAAACCCGCTCGGGCGAGCCGCGCGCCTTTTTCGGACGCCGCGCCGGCAAGAAGCTGCATGACGGCCAGCAGGCCATTGTCGATACGACACTGCCCGAGGTGGAGATCAAACTCGAGGGAGCGCTGGACCCGAAGACGGTCTTTCCCGACGCGCAACGCATCGTGGTCGAGATCGGCTATGGCGGGGGCGAGCATCTGGCGCGCAAGGCGGCCGAGGAGCCGGGGACCGGTTTTATCGGCTGCGAGGTCTATACCGGCGGCATCGGCAAGATGGTGCAGGCGATCGATGCGCGGGGGCTGACCAATGTGCGGCTCTTTACCGACGATGCGCTCAAACTGCTGATGGCGCTGCCGGAAGCGAGCCTCGATGCGGTCTACCTGCTCTATCCCGATCCCTGGCCGAAAACGCGCCACCACAAGCGGCGCTTCGTGTCGCCGACGACGCTGGCGGAGCTGGCGCGGGTGATCCGGCCGGGTGGGACATTCTATTTTGCCACCGATATCGAAGATTATGCGGACTGGACGCTGGCCCATATCGTGCGGGCGCCCGAATTTGCCTTCGAGCCGGGGGCGCCGGGCAGCTGGCACCAGCCCTATCCGGGCTGGCAACCGACGCGCTATGAGCAGAAGGCGCGACGGGAAGGCCGCATGGTGAGTTTTTATTTCGGCTTCAAACGGCTATAGTCAGCGCGCTTGCGGCCCTGCCGCCGCCCGCTTCCGCGGATGATGGCGGGCATGGCCGAGAAAGCACACTGATCGACCAGATGACGATGGCGGCGTGTTTTAAGGGTCGACAGACCTTTATCTTGCCGCCAGCCGACCCATATCGGGGAACACTGCCCATCTTGCCGGAGTGAAACCTGTGTCCGTCTCATCGCTGCCCGCCGGCCATAATGGAAACGACATGTTGTCGGTCAAGCCCGGGAAGTGGACGCTGGTCGTCATTGTCGAATTGCGCGAGGGCACGCTGCGCTTCAGCGAGCTGCGCCGGGCCATGGGCGGGGTGTCGCAGAAATCGCTGACGACGACGCTGCGCGAGCTCGAACGGGACGGCTTCATTTCCCGACGGGCCTATCCCACCATTCCCCCGCGCGTCGACTATATGCTGACCGAGCTTGGGCTGGAACTGCTGGAGCTGGCCGATGGCTGGCGCCAGTTTGCGTCCCGCAACCGGTCCGCGGTGGAAGCGGCGCGACACCGCTTCGATACCAGTCACGATCAGTTCGTCTTTGACGCCGAGAGCGACGAATAGGGTATTCGTGGTGACGAATAGGGCATTTGTGGCGCTGAACACTCAGCCCCATAAATGCCCTATCCACGAGGAAGCGTAACGGACGCCGCCGGGAGGAGCGGCGGCGCCGAAACAATCCGTCATCAGAGGCTGACGGGGGTCAGGGTGTCATTGCTGAAGAACTGCATCGTCTGGGTGCCGTCTTCGAGGACGACATAGGCCCGGACCAGATCGCCCCATTCTTCGACATCGGTCGCCTTGACGCCCTGGTCATGCAGGCGGGCGATGATGGTGTTGTTGTCGAACGAGGAGTCGGTGACGATGGACTGTGCGGCATAGGCGGGAGCGGCGACGCCGGCAAGGCTTGCTGCAGCAACGAGGGCGATGATTGTATTCTTGATCATTTGAGTGTTCCTTTCGTTTTGAACACCCTGGAGATGAGATCGCCCGTCGGACCTCTCAAGAGCTATTTTCGATGTTTCCGGGTCTTGAATTCCGCATTTTCAGGACGAGGGTTTATCCCGCGAAATCAAGGATTTAAGAGGGAACCCAGTTTCCTCCGGGGTACTGACGAACGCTCAAGTGACCCAGTACGGAACCCGGGCGCGCCTGGCCCGATTGTGCATCAGAGGAGGAGCGTCACATGCAAGTCAGCGTTGAAATTCTCGACACGATCCGCGTTACCCACAATGTCAGACACTATCGTGTCGAGCGGCCCAAGGCCTACAGGTTCACCCCCGGCCAGGCCACCGAGCTCAGCCTCGACAAGGAAGGATGGCGGGAGGACAGGCACCCTTTCACCTTCACCGGGCTCGTCGACGACGACACGCTCGAATTCACCATTAAAAGCTATTTCGATCACAACGGCATGACAAATGAGCTGTGGTCGGCGGGGCCGGGGGACCGGCTGATCCTGCGCGATCCCTGGGGCACGATCCAGTATCGCGGCGCGGGCGTGTTTATCGCCGGCGGGGCCGGGGTTACGCCCTTCATCGCCATTCTGCGCCATCTCAATGCCAGCGGAAAACTGGCCGGCAACCGGCTGATCGCCTCCAACCGGACCGAAGCCGACATTATCCTGCGCGATGAATTCGAGGCGATGGCCGGGCTCGACACGCTCTGGACCCTCACGGGGGAGGGGCGGACGGCCTTGTTGCAGGAGCGGATCGACGCCGACTTCCTCAAGCGCCATGTCGGCGATTTC encodes:
- a CDS encoding helix-turn-helix domain-containing protein — its product is MSVSSLPAGHNGNDMLSVKPGKWTLVVIVELREGTLRFSELRRAMGGVSQKSLTTTLRELERDGFISRRAYPTIPPRVDYMLTELGLELLELADGWRQFASRNRSAVEAARHRFDTSHDQFVFDAESDE
- a CDS encoding flavodoxin reductase, with the translated sequence MQVSVEILDTIRVTHNVRHYRVERPKAYRFTPGQATELSLDKEGWREDRHPFTFTGLVDDDTLEFTIKSYFDHNGMTNELWSAGPGDRLILRDPWGTIQYRGAGVFIAGGAGVTPFIAILRHLNASGKLAGNRLIASNRTEADIILRDEFEAMAGLDTLWTLTGEGRTALLQERIDADFLKRHVGDFDQNFYLCGPDPMVKELRETLEELGADVDSVTWEK